The Lysinibacillus pakistanensis genome includes a window with the following:
- the rplU gene encoding 50S ribosomal protein L21 codes for MYAIIETGGKQIKVEAGQEIYVEKLGVEADEVVTFDKVLFVGGENVKVGAPFVEGATVTAKAVKEGRAKKIVVFKLKAKKNYRRKQGHRQPYTKLVVETINA; via the coding sequence ATGTACGCAATTATTGAAACTGGTGGTAAACAAATCAAAGTAGAAGCTGGTCAAGAAATCTATGTTGAAAAATTAGGTGTAGAAGCTGACGAGGTTGTAACTTTTGATAAAGTATTATTCGTTGGTGGCGAAAACGTTAAAGTTGGCGCTCCATTCGTAGAAGGCGCTACTGTAACAGCTAAAGCTGTGAAAGAAGGCCGTGCGAAAAAAATCGTTGTTTTCAAATTGAAAGCTAAAAAGAACTACCGTCGTAAACAAGGTCACCGTCAACCTTACACAAAATTAGTTGTTGAAACAATCAACGCTTAA
- the rpmA gene encoding 50S ribosomal protein L27 — MKLLLTLDLQFFASKKGVGSTKNGRDSESKRLGAKRADGQFVTGGSILYRQRGTKIYPGTNVGRGGDDTLFAKVDGVVKFERLGRDRKQVSVYPASQEA, encoded by the coding sequence ATGAAATTATTATTAACTTTAGACTTACAATTTTTCGCATCTAAAAAAGGTGTAGGTTCTACTAAAAACGGACGTGACTCTGAGTCTAAACGACTTGGTGCTAAACGTGCTGATGGCCAATTCGTAACTGGTGGTTCAATTCTTTACCGTCAACGCGGTACAAAAATTTACCCAGGTACAAACGTAGGTCGTGGTGGTGACGATACACTATTTGCTAAAGTTGACGGCGTTGTAAAATTCGAACGTTTAGGTCGCGATCGCAAACAAGTATCTGTATACCCAGCATCACAAGAAGCTTAA
- a CDS encoding M23 family metallopeptidase: MFKKWKWLVTILLVAGIMLVIRLEDQGVLDTPVRKLVTTSEDLTYLSELGQSWLNKEDEAILVSSDVGQAELLAFANAQVFKEGFLLQYDIGLPIYAGQNGLVVFTGHTKYTGKTMTITYDDGTTVSYGMLDSLAQLPYTTVQANDLIGMKEAGQLYLSIEKDKTHYNLEQIVQWLESTTADEN, encoded by the coding sequence TTGTTTAAAAAATGGAAATGGTTGGTCACAATCTTACTTGTGGCTGGAATTATGCTAGTGATTCGTCTAGAAGATCAAGGGGTGTTGGATACACCTGTACGAAAGCTTGTGACAACATCTGAGGATTTAACTTATTTAAGCGAGCTTGGACAAAGCTGGTTAAACAAAGAGGATGAAGCCATTTTAGTATCGAGTGATGTTGGGCAAGCTGAACTTTTAGCGTTTGCAAATGCTCAAGTTTTTAAGGAAGGCTTTTTATTGCAGTATGATATAGGCTTACCTATCTATGCTGGACAGAATGGTTTAGTTGTTTTTACAGGTCATACAAAATATACAGGTAAAACGATGACGATTACCTACGATGATGGCACAACAGTTTCCTATGGTATGCTGGATAGTTTAGCACAGCTACCATATACAACGGTGCAGGCAAATGATTTAATCGGGATGAAAGAGGCTGGACAACTCTATCTATCAATTGAAAAAGATAAAACACATTATAATTTAGAGCAGATTGTGCAGTGGCTAGAATCAACAACAGCAGATGAGAATTAA
- a CDS encoding thiol-disulfide oxidoreductase DCC family protein produces MSGIILFDGVCNFCDSSVQFIIKHDQAAYFQFASIQSDIGQALLAKYNVSENVDSVILIEHGKAYAESTAALRISRKLDGFWPICYLFTLVPPFLRNSVYRVVAKNRYRLFGQKKMCLLPTPSQQKRFLKQ; encoded by the coding sequence ATGAGCGGTATTATTTTGTTTGATGGGGTCTGTAATTTTTGTGATAGCAGTGTACAATTTATTATTAAGCACGATCAGGCAGCATATTTTCAATTTGCATCCATCCAAAGTGATATAGGTCAAGCACTCCTTGCTAAATATAATGTGTCAGAGAATGTTGATAGTGTTATATTAATTGAGCATGGAAAGGCCTATGCTGAATCAACAGCTGCTCTAAGAATCAGCCGGAAATTAGATGGTTTTTGGCCAATCTGCTATCTTTTCACTCTTGTACCGCCATTTTTACGAAATAGTGTGTACCGAGTAGTGGCAAAAAATAGATATCGTCTTTTCGGTCAAAAAAAAATGTGCCTTTTGCCTACACCTTCTCAGCAAAAAAGATTTCTCAAGCAATAA
- a CDS encoding ACT domain-containing protein, with amino-acid sequence MKNVANQRYYLVREDVLTDAMQKTLEAKHLLSSGSVSSIWDAVKQVDLSRSAFYKYRDAVFPFHSIVQERILTVFLQLQDRKGTLAKLLETVTNTHCNVLTIHQTIPIQGRANVTLSLDVTSMTCELDELIQQLKRLDFVESAEVISSGAL; translated from the coding sequence ATGAAGAATGTTGCGAATCAGCGATATTATTTAGTTCGTGAAGATGTTTTAACAGATGCTATGCAAAAAACTTTGGAGGCGAAGCACTTACTTTCAAGTGGCTCAGTTTCATCCATTTGGGATGCGGTAAAGCAGGTGGATTTATCGCGAAGTGCGTTTTACAAATATCGTGATGCTGTATTTCCTTTCCACTCAATTGTGCAGGAACGCATTTTAACAGTCTTTTTACAGCTTCAAGACCGTAAAGGAACACTTGCCAAGCTTTTAGAAACAGTGACAAACACACATTGCAATGTGCTAACTATTCATCAAACTATACCTATTCAAGGACGTGCTAATGTAACTTTGTCCTTAGATGTAACGAGCATGACTTGTGAGCTTGATGAATTAATACAACAACTAAAACGTTTAGATTTTGTAGAATCAGCGGAAGTTATTAGTTCCGGTGCATTGTAA
- the obgE gene encoding GTPase ObgE yields the protein MFVDHVKIYVKGGDGGDGMVAFRREKYVPNGGPAGGDGGHGGNVVFEVDEGLRTLMDFRYKRHFKAPRGEHGMSKGMHGKNADDLIIKVPPGTVVINEENEAVIADLVEHGQRAIIAKAGRGGRGNSRFATPANPAPELSEKGEPGQELNVILELKVLADVGLVGFPSVGKSTLLSVVSAAKPKIGAYHFTTIVPNLGMIETEDHRSFAMADLPGLIEGAHEGVGLGHQFLRHIERTRVIVHVIDMSGMEGRDPYEDYLTINEELKQYNLRLTERPQIIVANKMDMPEAENHLTEFRQKVGEDIQIFPISAISRQGLKELLFAIADLLEVTPEFPLYDDLEEQSEATVMYKHEAKGEDFEITRDDDGAFIISGYAIERLFKMTDFSREDGIRRFARQLRAMGVDEALRERGAQDGDTVRLQEFEFEFVD from the coding sequence ATGTTTGTCGATCATGTGAAGATTTATGTAAAAGGTGGCGACGGTGGTGACGGAATGGTTGCCTTTCGCCGAGAAAAATATGTTCCAAATGGTGGTCCAGCTGGCGGTGATGGTGGACATGGCGGGAATGTAGTATTTGAAGTTGATGAGGGCTTACGTACATTAATGGATTTCCGCTATAAACGCCATTTCAAGGCACCTCGTGGTGAGCATGGTATGAGTAAAGGAATGCATGGTAAAAATGCTGATGATTTAATTATTAAAGTACCGCCAGGAACAGTAGTTATCAATGAAGAAAATGAAGCAGTTATTGCTGATTTAGTAGAGCATGGTCAAAGAGCTATCATTGCGAAAGCTGGTCGAGGTGGACGTGGAAATTCCCGCTTTGCAACACCAGCAAATCCAGCTCCGGAACTTTCTGAAAAAGGTGAGCCAGGACAAGAATTAAATGTTATATTAGAGTTAAAAGTTTTAGCAGATGTAGGACTAGTAGGATTCCCAAGTGTTGGTAAATCTACACTTCTATCAGTTGTTTCTGCTGCTAAGCCAAAAATAGGTGCTTATCATTTTACAACAATCGTTCCGAATTTAGGTATGATTGAGACAGAGGATCATCGTAGCTTTGCGATGGCAGATTTACCTGGTCTAATTGAAGGAGCACATGAAGGGGTGGGCTTAGGTCATCAGTTTTTACGTCATATCGAGCGTACACGTGTTATTGTTCATGTGATAGATATGTCAGGGATGGAAGGTCGCGATCCATATGAGGATTATTTAACAATTAATGAGGAACTAAAACAATATAATCTTCGTTTAACAGAACGTCCTCAAATTATTGTAGCCAATAAGATGGATATGCCTGAAGCAGAAAATCACTTAACGGAGTTCCGCCAAAAAGTAGGAGAGGATATTCAAATCTTCCCCATTTCTGCGATTTCGCGTCAAGGCTTAAAAGAATTATTATTTGCTATTGCAGATTTACTAGAGGTAACACCTGAATTCCCTCTATACGATGATTTAGAGGAGCAATCAGAGGCAACAGTCATGTATAAACATGAAGCAAAAGGCGAAGATTTTGAAATCACTCGTGATGATGATGGTGCATTTATTATTAGTGGTTATGCCATTGAACGCCTATTCAAAATGACTGACTTTAGCCGTGAAGATGGAATTCGTCGTTTTGCTCGTCAATTGCGTGCAATGGGCGTAGATGAAGCTTTACGTGAGCGTGGTGCGCAAGATGGCGATACAGTTCGTCTGCAAGAGTTTGAATTTGAATTTGTCGATTAA
- a CDS encoding ribosomal-processing cysteine protease Prp: MIQVTIHHDENRHVSAFEFSGHAEYDESGKDLVCAGASTIAIGTVNAIYALLQIQPEVEQAAEGGGYLKVDLPSDLEPEIDAKLQLIVQVMTAQVYSMVQNYGQYIQINYNQVGGGTQ; encoded by the coding sequence ATGATACAAGTTACGATTCATCACGATGAAAATAGACATGTGTCAGCATTTGAATTTTCAGGACATGCTGAATACGATGAATCTGGTAAGGATTTAGTATGTGCAGGGGCATCTACCATTGCCATTGGTACGGTAAATGCTATTTATGCGCTATTACAAATCCAGCCAGAAGTCGAACAAGCTGCTGAAGGTGGAGGCTATCTTAAGGTAGACTTACCATCAGATTTAGAGCCTGAGATTGATGCAAAACTACAGTTAATTGTCCAAGTAATGACAGCCCAAGTGTATTCTATGGTGCAAAATTACGGACAATATATCCAAATCAACTACAACCAAGTAGGAGGTGGAACACAATGA
- the mreD gene encoding rod shape-determining protein MreD, whose translation MVRFLIPSVAVLLFLLEPEFAMLSPIEVKGHIYYLVPRFLILYLIFISIYYSRQRAVMYGLFFGVLYDVFYIDIIGLYSVLYPLICFLAGSIVKVIHQHLVVTTSISVILVAILEFILYQFFYLIDFTAIPLSEFLRSRLLPTIIANALFLMMLGWAFKYLINARVLQRAREVS comes from the coding sequence ATGGTTCGATTTCTCATCCCCTCTGTAGCGGTTTTACTATTTTTACTAGAACCAGAGTTTGCGATGCTTTCACCAATTGAAGTGAAAGGGCATATCTATTATTTAGTTCCACGATTTTTAATCTTATATTTAATTTTTATATCCATCTATTACAGCCGTCAGCGTGCGGTAATGTATGGACTTTTTTTTGGTGTCTTGTATGATGTGTTTTACATTGATATTATTGGATTATATTCAGTACTATATCCGCTTATTTGTTTTTTAGCAGGGTCTATCGTGAAAGTGATTCATCAGCACTTAGTTGTGACAACATCAATCTCAGTTATTTTAGTGGCTATTTTAGAATTTATACTCTATCAATTTTTCTATCTTATCGACTTTACAGCAATCCCATTATCAGAATTCTTACGTTCACGACTACTTCCAACAATCATTGCAAATGCTTTATTTTTAATGATGCTTGGTTGGGCTTTCAAATATTTAATAAATGCGCGTGTCTTACAGAGAGCACGTGAAGTTTCTTAA
- a CDS encoding Spo0B domain-containing protein, whose amino-acid sequence MGCTGTIQNPTHCLSVAKAKRQLQLRQGEIDWLCIIKFDEELREKYSKTCYTSKDNFIGVNGMNNQSLTISEVLRFANHDYVNQLQLIRMNLDLGRIDESKELIQNYSEQLRKISILNRLQLPQTIEWLQTAGWRYPSLSLELSGEINKPVTNNIDREVVDTLNKTVMHVYDTLDPFTEQKLALDVRVDDHTFVVTFTLNGLWSADAFTEKGLKQLDIQTIEQTKTSWRYVLSANRE is encoded by the coding sequence ATGGGTTGTACAGGTACAATTCAAAATCCAACGCATTGTTTATCTGTAGCGAAAGCAAAGCGGCAGCTACAATTACGCCAAGGCGAAATTGATTGGTTATGCATCATAAAATTCGATGAAGAATTAAGGGAAAAATACAGTAAAACTTGTTATACTAGTAAGGATAACTTTATTGGAGTGAATGGGATGAACAATCAATCACTAACCATTAGTGAAGTATTACGTTTTGCAAATCATGATTATGTGAATCAACTTCAACTGATTCGCATGAATTTAGATTTAGGTAGAATTGACGAATCGAAAGAACTTATTCAAAATTATTCGGAGCAATTACGAAAAATTTCTATCCTTAATCGTTTACAATTACCACAAACAATTGAGTGGCTACAAACGGCAGGCTGGCGCTATCCTTCCTTATCATTAGAGCTAAGTGGAGAGATAAATAAGCCAGTTACCAATAATATTGATAGGGAAGTTGTAGATACCTTAAACAAAACAGTTATGCATGTTTATGATACATTAGATCCATTTACAGAACAGAAATTAGCGCTTGATGTACGTGTTGACGATCATACATTTGTCGTGACATTCACGCTAAATGGGCTATGGAGTGCTGATGCATTCACCGAAAAAGGTTTGAAACAATTAGACATTCAAACAATTGAGCAGACAAAAACAAGCTGGCGATATGTATTGAGTGCAAATAGGGAGTGA
- the minC gene encoding septum site-determining protein MinC, whose amino-acid sequence MKKQLVNMKGTKDGFVLRLDDQCAYVDLVEELKKKVSESGIDGKVNVQLDLGYRYCSEEQINELIKIVQETEQLIVSKVQSEVLTIQESNQKMIESQQDTYIGVVRSGQIVRSAGDIIVVGNVNPNGRVEAGGNVYVLGRLKGIVHAGLHGNKEAIIAASRFEATHIMIADQVQAMSDEHVKAINQAEMTCAFIGYDGRITYDQIHVLKNIRPLLNVSKGGS is encoded by the coding sequence ATGAAAAAACAGTTAGTGAATATGAAGGGAACAAAGGATGGTTTTGTTCTTCGTTTAGATGATCAATGCGCATATGTCGATTTAGTAGAAGAATTAAAGAAAAAGGTTTCAGAAAGCGGTATCGATGGCAAAGTGAATGTCCAATTAGATTTAGGCTATCGATACTGTTCAGAAGAACAAATAAACGAGCTAATTAAAATTGTGCAGGAAACAGAGCAACTTATCGTTTCAAAAGTGCAAAGTGAAGTACTGACTATCCAAGAAAGCAACCAGAAAATGATTGAAAGTCAACAAGATACATATATAGGCGTGGTCAGATCGGGACAAATTGTGCGTTCGGCTGGTGATATTATCGTCGTTGGAAATGTCAATCCAAATGGACGTGTGGAAGCTGGTGGTAATGTGTATGTTCTAGGTAGACTTAAAGGTATTGTACATGCTGGTCTTCATGGTAATAAGGAAGCAATTATTGCAGCATCCCGCTTTGAGGCAACACATATCATGATTGCTGATCAGGTTCAAGCAATGTCAGACGAACATGTAAAAGCGATTAATCAGGCTGAGATGACATGTGCATTTATCGGCTACGATGGGCGTATTACGTACGATCAAATCCATGTGTTAAAAAATATTCGACCATTGTTAAATGTGTCTAAGGGAGGAAGCTAG
- the mreC gene encoding rod shape-determining protein MreC yields the protein MPHFFFNKKVILLLVGMVFLVALISFSLRDRTNATLPEQIIKDTVGVAQSIVAKPANYITGIFNKIDSLLNTYEENKRLKARLEDFAVVQAEAADLKLDNKKLQELIDKSESLKDYNPIHATVIARNPDQWEEKIILNKGSSHGVEKNMAVMTAKGLVGKIILVTPFTSEVELLYTNNPNYRVSAMVLGDKEAYGLIEGFDKERNELILKRIDSSLTVKKGQQVVSSGLGGIFPKGVPIGEITEVSTDDFGLTKMAYVKPSADFSILDHVVIAKRTSTVIDGLDGNATNKDLTNPSEVNEEEEK from the coding sequence ATGCCACATTTTTTTTTCAATAAGAAAGTAATTTTGCTGCTCGTGGGCATGGTTTTTCTTGTGGCATTGATTAGCTTCTCATTACGTGATCGGACGAACGCAACTCTACCAGAGCAAATTATTAAAGATACAGTCGGCGTCGCACAATCTATTGTTGCGAAGCCGGCGAACTATATTACTGGTATTTTTAATAAAATTGACTCCCTCTTAAACACGTACGAAGAAAATAAACGTTTAAAAGCACGCTTAGAAGATTTTGCGGTTGTACAAGCTGAAGCAGCGGATTTAAAATTAGATAACAAAAAGTTACAAGAGCTTATTGATAAATCAGAGAGCTTAAAAGATTATAATCCAATTCATGCAACAGTTATTGCTAGAAATCCAGACCAATGGGAAGAAAAAATTATTTTAAATAAAGGATCTTCACATGGTGTAGAAAAAAATATGGCAGTTATGACAGCGAAAGGTTTAGTCGGTAAAATCATTTTAGTGACTCCTTTCACATCTGAGGTAGAGCTTTTATATACAAATAATCCAAACTATCGTGTTTCAGCGATGGTATTAGGAGATAAAGAAGCATACGGTTTAATCGAGGGCTTTGACAAAGAACGTAATGAACTCATTTTGAAGCGAATCGATTCTAGCTTAACAGTTAAGAAAGGCCAGCAAGTGGTTTCTTCAGGTCTTGGCGGTATTTTCCCTAAAGGAGTGCCAATCGGAGAAATTACGGAAGTAAGTACAGATGATTTTGGCTTAACAAAAATGGCCTATGTAAAACCATCTGCAGATTTTTCGATTTTAGACCATGTTGTGATTGCAAAACGCACATCGACAGTTATTGATGGGTTGGATGGCAATGCAACGAATAAGGATTTAACAAACCCATCAGAGGTGAATGAAGAGGAGGAAAAATAA
- a CDS encoding site-2 protease family protein: MRIKLHLLCIPLVLLMIFSGQIAYYAIILTSLLWHEAGHLLAATLCGVKVKSCVITPYGGEIKFENPAVVPASSLLWIALGGPIATIIGIGLAFFMPELLANKLINVQLVLLAINLLPIIPLDGGRIFMACLFLFYPSVRTLEYYYWLSLIITSIIFILTLMNLPHSIFLATICLFIWLQAIKEWNYRKYSLAFEKYVMNRLT, translated from the coding sequence ATGAGAATTAAATTACATCTTCTTTGTATCCCTCTCGTATTGTTAATGATTTTTAGTGGCCAAATTGCCTACTATGCTATTATTTTAACTTCCTTACTTTGGCATGAGGCTGGACATCTACTAGCCGCAACGCTTTGTGGCGTTAAGGTAAAATCATGTGTTATTACACCATATGGAGGGGAAATCAAATTTGAAAATCCAGCGGTTGTGCCAGCATCGTCACTCCTATGGATTGCCCTAGGGGGACCAATCGCTACAATAATAGGGATTGGCCTCGCTTTTTTTATGCCGGAGCTTCTTGCCAATAAGCTTATCAATGTTCAGCTTGTCCTTTTAGCTATTAACTTATTACCGATTATTCCGCTTGATGGTGGTCGAATTTTTATGGCATGTTTGTTTTTATTTTATCCAAGTGTTCGTACGCTTGAATATTACTACTGGCTTTCTCTCATAATAACATCTATCATATTTATTTTAACGTTAATGAATCTACCACATTCTATTTTTTTAGCAACTATTTGTTTATTTATTTGGCTTCAAGCAATTAAAGAATGGAACTATCGAAAATATAGCTTAGCATTTGAGAAATATGTGATGAATAGATTGACTTAA
- the pheA gene encoding prephenate dehydratase encodes MTEQHWEKRIAYLGPEASFTYLATKAIFPTEWLVPCATIPECIEAVADGKVDYAVVPMENALEGSVTLTLDYLFHEAILYVTGELQLKIQQHLMVNKAQKDHWESIKGVYSHPHALAQCHKYLFYRFSHVPLQQTTSTAAAAKYVSENPNECIAAVGNAAAAEKYDLEIVQPNIHDFHFNHTRFFVLSKQNIRLPQELSDGQAKTTFMITLPTDRSGALHQVLSVFAWRQLNLSKIESRPLKTGLGDYFFMIDVLADEKEPMMRGAMEELAALGCKVKSLGTYFTYLTSDES; translated from the coding sequence ATGACAGAGCAGCATTGGGAAAAACGAATCGCATATTTAGGACCAGAAGCATCATTTACATACTTAGCCACAAAAGCAATCTTTCCAACTGAGTGGCTCGTCCCATGTGCAACAATTCCAGAATGCATTGAAGCGGTGGCAGATGGGAAGGTAGATTATGCAGTTGTCCCTATGGAGAATGCACTTGAGGGCTCTGTAACACTGACACTTGATTATTTATTTCATGAGGCAATATTATACGTTACAGGAGAGCTTCAACTAAAAATCCAGCAGCATTTAATGGTCAATAAAGCCCAAAAGGATCATTGGGAATCAATTAAAGGGGTTTATTCACATCCACACGCCCTAGCACAATGTCATAAATACTTATTCTATCGTTTCAGCCATGTACCATTACAGCAAACAACTTCAACTGCCGCTGCTGCGAAATATGTATCCGAAAATCCAAACGAGTGCATTGCAGCAGTTGGTAATGCTGCAGCGGCAGAAAAATATGATTTGGAAATCGTTCAACCAAATATTCATGATTTCCATTTTAATCATACACGCTTCTTCGTATTATCAAAGCAAAATATACGGTTACCACAGGAATTATCAGACGGACAGGCAAAAACAACTTTTATGATTACGTTACCTACTGACCGATCAGGAGCATTACATCAAGTTCTATCAGTCTTTGCATGGCGACAGTTAAATTTAAGTAAAATTGAATCACGTCCTTTAAAAACGGGATTAGGTGATTACTTCTTTATGATTGATGTCTTAGCAGATGAAAAAGAACCTATGATGCGTGGGGCAATGGAAGAACTAGCTGCACTTGGTTGCAAGGTAAAATCACTTGGTACTTACTTTACGTATTTGACGTCAGACGAATCATAG
- a CDS encoding rod shape-determining protein, whose product MFGLGSKDVGIDLGTANTLVFIKGKGIVLREPSVVAKNTKTGDIVAVGNDAKNMIGRTPGSIVAIRPMKDGVIADFDITTAMIEYYLKEASKNSGGNWKKPNVMICVPYGITSVEQRAVIDAARQAGAKEAFTIEEPFAAAIGSNLPVWDPTGSMVVDIGGGTTEVAVISLGGIVTSESVRVGGDAMDQSIISYIRKSYNLTIGERTAEAVKMEIGTALAEGSEEKMDIRGRDLLTGLPKTIEISSKEISESLREAVSSIIDGVRKTLEQTPPELSADVMERGIVLTGGGALLTNLDKVISQETNMPVFIAEDPLDCVAIGTGKALDHIDLIRQQQVKG is encoded by the coding sequence TTGTTTGGACTAGGAAGCAAAGATGTCGGGATTGACCTCGGCACAGCGAATACATTAGTGTTTATTAAAGGAAAGGGCATCGTTTTACGAGAGCCTTCAGTCGTAGCAAAAAATACAAAAACAGGAGACATCGTTGCCGTTGGTAATGATGCGAAAAATATGATTGGTCGTACGCCTGGCTCAATCGTAGCAATCCGTCCAATGAAAGATGGCGTTATTGCTGATTTTGATATAACTACAGCAATGATTGAATACTATTTAAAAGAAGCGTCGAAAAATTCGGGTGGCAATTGGAAGAAGCCAAATGTCATGATATGTGTGCCTTATGGGATTACGTCTGTTGAGCAACGTGCCGTAATCGATGCTGCTCGTCAAGCAGGTGCTAAAGAAGCCTTTACAATTGAAGAGCCATTTGCAGCAGCAATCGGTTCGAACTTACCAGTTTGGGATCCTACAGGGTCAATGGTTGTAGATATCGGTGGTGGTACAACAGAGGTTGCGGTTATTTCATTAGGTGGTATTGTAACAAGTGAATCTGTCCGTGTTGGTGGGGATGCGATGGATCAATCTATTATTTCGTATATTCGTAAATCCTATAACCTAACAATTGGTGAGCGTACTGCGGAAGCTGTAAAGATGGAAATTGGCACAGCATTAGCAGAAGGTTCAGAAGAAAAAATGGATATTCGAGGACGAGATTTACTAACAGGTTTACCAAAAACAATTGAAATTTCATCTAAGGAAATTTCTGAGTCTTTACGTGAAGCAGTATCATCAATTATTGATGGTGTTCGAAAAACATTAGAGCAAACACCTCCTGAATTATCCGCAGACGTAATGGAACGCGGCATAGTGCTAACAGGCGGGGGTGCGCTTTTAACGAATTTAGACAAAGTGATTAGCCAAGAAACAAATATGCCAGTCTTTATTGCGGAAGATCCGCTTGACTGTGTAGCTATTGGTACAGGTAAGGCACTAGACCATATTGATTTAATTCGTCAACAACAAGTGAAAGGGTAA
- the minD gene encoding septum site-determining protein MinD: MGEAIVITSGKGGVGKTTTTANLGTALALQGKKICLVDTDIGLRNLDVILGLENRIIYDLVDVVEGRCKIHQALIKDKRVDEKLFLLPAAQTTDKNSVNPEQMKSLIEELKRDYDYVLIDCPAGIEQGYRNAVAGAEHAIVVTTPEISAVRDADRIIGLLEQEEITAPKLIINRIRQHMMKNGDTLDVNEITTHLSIDLLGIIVDNEDVISSSNKGEPIVMDPANKASLGYRNIARRILGESVPLMAIENENRGVFSKLKALFSR, encoded by the coding sequence GTGGGAGAAGCGATCGTCATAACTTCAGGTAAAGGCGGTGTCGGAAAAACAACGACAACGGCTAACCTTGGGACTGCATTGGCTCTACAAGGTAAAAAAATATGTTTGGTAGATACTGATATTGGCCTACGTAATTTGGATGTAATATTAGGTCTTGAGAATCGGATTATTTATGATTTAGTTGATGTTGTTGAAGGACGCTGTAAAATTCATCAAGCACTCATAAAAGATAAACGGGTAGATGAGAAACTATTTTTATTACCTGCTGCTCAAACGACAGATAAAAATTCCGTTAATCCTGAGCAAATGAAGAGCTTAATAGAAGAGTTAAAAAGAGATTATGATTATGTATTAATAGACTGTCCTGCTGGTATTGAGCAAGGTTACCGTAATGCTGTTGCAGGTGCAGAGCATGCAATCGTCGTAACGACACCAGAAATCTCTGCTGTGCGTGATGCCGATCGCATTATTGGCTTGCTTGAGCAGGAAGAAATTACAGCACCTAAGCTCATTATTAATCGTATTCGTCAGCATATGATGAAAAACGGGGATACACTTGATGTAAATGAGATAACAACACATTTGTCAATCGACTTATTAGGTATAATTGTAGATAATGAAGATGTTATTTCATCATCAAATAAAGGTGAGCCAATTGTCATGGACCCTGCAAATAAGGCATCCTTAGGCTATCGTAATATTGCTCGTCGAATACTTGGTGAATCCGTACCACTTATGGCGATTGAAAATGAAAATAGGGGTGTATTTTCAAAACTGAAAGCGTTATTTTCGAGATAA